The sequence below is a genomic window from Lolium perenne isolate Kyuss_39 chromosome 7, Kyuss_2.0, whole genome shotgun sequence.
GTCTCGACTCCTCCAGCGCGCTCATGCTGGTGCAGGTGCTCTGCAACATCGCCCGGAGCGGCAGCGTCGTCGTCATGACCATCCACCAGCCCAGCGCGCGCATCCTCGGCATTCTCGGCAGCGTCCTGCTCCTGTCCCGTGGCCGCACCGTCTACTCCGGCCCGCCCGCTGGCCTCAAGCCTTACTTCTCCGCCTTCGTTGGCACGCCCATCCCCGAGGACGAGAACCCTGCCGAGTTCGCGCTCGACACCATCCGAGAGCTCGAGCGCCAGCCCGACGGCGCCGCCCCTCTGGCCGACTTCAGCGACAGATGTCACCGGCTCCTGGACGGCATCACCACCGACAAGCAGGTCAGAACGATGCCGCTGGAGTTGGCCGTCGCCGAGAGCGTCTCCCGGGAGAAGCTGGTGGCCGGCAGCGGCACGGCGATGTCGGCGGCGGCGTTCGCAAACCCGCTGCCGTTGGAGGTGTGGGTGTTGGCGAAGCGTGCCTTCACCAACACGCGCCGCATGCGGAAGGTGTTCGGGGTGCGCCTTGGCGCGGTCATGATGACGGGATTTTTGCTGGCGACCATCTTTTGGCGCCTGGACGACACGCCCAAGGGCGTGCAGGAGCGGCTCGGCTTCTTTGCCATCGGCATATCCAGCATATTCTTCGTCTGTGCCGACGCGTTGCCGGTGTTCGTCCAGGAGCGCCACATCTACCTCCGGGAGACGGCGCACAACGCATACCGCACGGCCTCCTTCGTTCTCGCCAATGCTCTCGTGTCCTTCCCGCCGCTGGTCGTTCTGACCCTTGCATTCGTGGTCACCACCTATTTCGCCGTCGGCCTCGCCGGAGGCGGTGAGCCCTTCATCTTCTTTGCGCTTATCGTGCTCGCCTCCCTCTGGGCGAGCAGCGGCTTCGCCACGTTCGTGTCCGCGGTGGTGCCGCACGTCACGGTCGGGTACACGGTGGCGGTGGCCAATCTCGCCTACTTCCTCCTCTTGTCCGGCTTCATCATCAACCGCGACAGGATCCCCAGCTACTGGATCTGGTTCCACTACATGTCGCTCATCAAGTACCCGTACCAAGCGGCGTTGCAGAACGAGTTCGGCGACGCCTCGAGGTGCTTCGCGCGAGGAGCCGAGATGTTCGACGGGACGCCCATCGGTGGCATGGCCGAGGCCACCAAGATGGCCGTGCTCGACGCCATCAGTACCGCCGGCGGCACCAACATGACGGCCAGCACCTGCGTCCTCACCGGCGCCGACGTGCTCGCCAAGAGTGCGGTCACAGACCTAGGGAAGTGGAGCTGCCTCCTTGTGACAGCCATGTTCGGCTTCTTATTCCGTGCTCTCTTCTATGTTGTTTTGCGCGCCGGGAGCAAGAACAAACGAAAATGATATCCATGCTTCTTTTTCAACAAGGATCATCCTTGCCTGACTGATTTCTTATTTTCAACCTGCTGATTTACAGATCAAGAATTACAAGGTACGGGATTACCAGGTCAAGCTCAAGTCTACAACAATATATATTTAGCAACTCGGTTGTAAGAAATGAGAATGTTCCTGTACTTCAAAATAAATGTTCACGTTACGAAAATAAATGTTCTTATATATTTCCAAGAAATATTCTACTGCTATTTCATGACTGTCTAATGAAGTATAAACAAAAAACAACTAAAattgaaaataaaagaaatatAATCGTGTACTCTCTTCGTTCCAAAATAATTGATGTTGTAAGTTTGCCCTATGTTTAAGCAACTAAGCACTCGTTTTGGGCggcactagtggaaaatagggctttcgtgggagccatttgtcgcgggcgcgcctgcacccgcgacaaatggggtggccacgtcgctccgaattcggcagaggcttttgtcgcgggtcgtaatacggcccgcgacaaaatggccatgcctatatatatagacaagcagccagccaccccccacctcattttttccttggtggtgaaggtggaggtatatgctagctcattttttctacatgtgcacaagaggtgtttgatggaatgcttgtgagagggatgccacttggttttatttgataagatttctcctctttttgatcctaaaaggttagcaactattttctcgtatatatatgtatagtccgtacaatactaattttagcaaggtgattgcatctgatacatataattgtacttatgatgcagatgagtcatccatggatgtacggtaaccgatgtgctcccgctttcagagagggcgtgaattctttcctgcttgtggccgaggccaacaagtcgaagcaaggttttatgtgctgtccatgtctaaaatgtaagaacgagaaggattactcttgctcaagagacattaagagccacctgcttcggtttggattcatgtccagctataatgtttggaccaagcatggagaagaaggggttatgatggaagacggcgaagaagaagaagataatgatgaccagtaccgatctatgttctctgaatgctttgataccgcaatggacgacaatgaagaagaaggaggtgaagaacatgcatcagatgatcctgttggtgatgatcttcgtcgggccatttctgatgcaagaagagactgtggcacggataaggagaggttgcagttcgacaagatgttagaggaccaccacaaattgttgtacccaggttgtgaagatgggcagagaaagttgggtagcatattggaattgctgaaatggaaggcagaggtcggtgtgactgactcgagatttgagaaattgatgataatattaaagaagttgtttccaagaaataatgaattgcccgtcagtacatatgaagcaaagaagcttgtttgccctctaggattagatgtgcagaagatacatgcatgcattaatgattgtatcctctacctgttatcaccagaatttgaccgagttagaggtgggccgcgatcaagatgggcttgaagaatatacatggaagaatatacgtgaatcggccttatatgcaaagtttgggctagtttgcccgtgtatctgtaatatagtaggatacgtgtcggttagttagagtttggctcgtgcacggttgggattattcccacgttagaaagtctacgcactataaatatgtatctagggtttatgaaataaacaacaatcacgttcaccacaaaccaatctaggcgcatcgccaactcccttgtctcgagggtttcttccgggtaagcatcatgctgcctagatcgcatcttgcgatataggcagtacaagtttattcgctgttcatgcgttgctcgtactgaagcctttttgatggcgagcaacgtagttatcttagacgtgttagggttagcattgttcatcgtatcatatgctatcgtcgtgcaaccctgagacgtctagccgcccttacgcctatcttaggtgtaggggcggcaccccgcttgatcattatttagtagatccgatccgtcatgattgctccttgttcttcaaggattagtttaatatctgcatagttaggccttacaaacggattgaaggatccagtggcgcgtagggtgtagtttgctagccctagacaggatgttccggggatcaacctcgtgttggtttttaggccttgtctagggacggtttacgatcaccgtgcgtggccgccaggctcaatcacgagtaggatgttccgattatgtggtgaaaaccctaaatcatagtaggtcgttttaactttttattgatcaagcaggaccaccatatattcgtacacctcgtgcgaatcatgggtggatcggctctttgagccgattcacaggacaacctgagagccgatcgaggctcgtatttaatgtttacgtgtatgccatgcaggaaactaagcgaggcatctccatcaccttcctgaccaggtataggtcaggtggcacgcccttgcaccagcatcggacgtgcgtgccgagtctttgcgggccgtcgctcggagggaccagggccagccacagtcctgggagcctcccggctctactgtgttgcccgtcgctgctcgccggtgggtttctgaccgcaacacattctggcacgcccggtgggaccgtcttcgacatcaaccgcatcgccatctacatctgagatggcggacggcaccccagtcacgtacgaggatctgaccgaggagctcaagaagaagtatgacgaggtcaaagcaatcctcgaagccgacctcatcggctcttttcacagaacccgctcacatggcatcaggtggaaagggttctcacctgaaggcgcgctcgatggagtggacctgtccgccctgtcagaagaacgcaccaggtccctgcgtcaggaggttaacttcatggtagctcattcgctacaccgccattctgagagcctggtgaacactttggagcgtgtcgctcttcgggtgatccaggaaatcatgaggcatcagtactctccgtcaggaccagctctcgggacttaccaaggagagatgccactccagtcccgtccaccgctgccattcgcgttggcagcaccagaagtgccgagttcaccggcatacgtcgtctacaagatcggtggtgaccctagtgactaccagttcttgcatgaggcgccgaaggagatccctcacgggtacacgtgcacatacgtgccagactgcagtaactgggcactcacaaaccagactgcaacagcagggacctctggaacaacaggaggaacttcgggaacagatcttgagaagcagacgtggctagctaagtatgccactccgacaaacctccagagctcagctcctgcagttggctcagagctggaaaagcaagcatggctggctaagtatgccactccggcgaatcttcagagtttgactcctgcagccagcaccgcggatcaaatcagtaccatcctgagagaccagttcggcatggtgccgaaaaggaggacaatcggctattccaagccgtaccccaacgagtacgagttgatcccgctaccacccaaatatcggctccctgatttctccaagtttaatggatcagatggttccagctccatcgagcatgtgagccgatatttggcacagctgggcacgatctcagcagcagatgagctgcgtgtgaggttcttcgcacagtccctcacaggatcggctttcgggtggtacacatcgctgccaccagactcaatccggacgtggaagcagttggaagagcagttccacatgcagtatcactcagaggcttccgaggccggcattgccgatctagcacaagtacgtcagaagcgtggagaaactgtggcagaatacgtccagcgcttcagacttgttaggaaccgatgttattcggctcgtgtgactgaaaaagaagcagtcgagttggcagtggtgggccttgcatcaccaatcaaggatatggcctcccaagcagactacccttcactggcgcacatggttcagaaactgtcgttatatgaacagcgccacccagacttgtaccaggacaaattcaagcgtgcggtagtcctggttgaggcagatgaagacgaaggctctgcgggagatcaagaggtagcagtggctgaatggacttggggggcaacccccgtgtcctgcaaatgggttaagccaccaggtccgcccagagggtttgattttgacgtaactaaaactgagcaaatcttcgacctcttactcaaggagaagcagctgaagatacccgaaggcctcaaaatccccacggtacaggagctgaacggaaagccatactgcagggtgtggcgtcagcagatccaaatggcgatagaacaaggacgtctaattttcaaccagtacgccatgaaagtcgacactcaccccttccccaccgttaacatggtggagtacacttaccctggagggtgccagccaagattctcattcaacatcaacatggtaggacctggacaccactctggtaaggacggagacgagggcagctgctctcgtagcaaggacacagaggaagccgttccacgcgatcggctccgtcacgatggcaagcgctacatcacagagggagaagtgaggaacgtgagatatcagcgacctctctttgatcacctcctcaacaagtatgtgagtcaatatgaccaacgccgacgacccaacgacgatgatgaaagagatcgtctggctagggacgccaggagacgtcgtcggcatgatcgcgacgaggagagatatgagcgccacgccaaggaaaggttaagagagcaagacgacgaggataggcactgggactgccccttcttcagacactgctgggattcaggaatgagccgattgcctacaatcggcaactgcccagaatgtagacagaagaggaaggatgcagctaacgtgtccgtgttcaaacgtctagggcctctcccacctcggaacaagcacgctaagtcccctcgggtggaagatctcgaggatttggaagacgatgatgaagaagaagacaggtaccaccgaccgaggtggtgccctgatggactcagccgttcccaaaagcgtagggttcagcgactgcgtggcttggaggaagccgaaaggttatacctgcacacgctaaggaaggcgcggcctgatctggccgcgaaaattcagcgaaccctggatgaagagggtcgaccacaaaaaatggagtggcgccccaagcaaaggaaagccgatgatgaaacatcggctggcacaaacatggtgttcatccttccgacggagtttagtgctccaggattagacgaggcacccgtgtcacaacttgactgcggcccacggccggttatctttgagaagccacgagaaagaagctacagacatctgaagggcctgtacttgcgaggttatatcaatgggcagcctgtcaacaagatgctggtggacaccggagcggcagtcaacattatgccatactccatgctacgtcggttgggacgctctagctcggatctgatcaagaccaacatgacactgagcgatttcaacggccaagcgtctgacgcacaaggtgttctgaacgtggatctgaccgtgggaaggaaaaccatccctacgacgttctttattgtcgatagcaagagcacctatgctgtctctttgggaagagattggatccacgccaactgttgcattccatccacgatgcaccaatgcgtaatacagtgggatggagatgaggtagaggtcgtccatgcagatgactcagccgagatttcaacggctggcatgaacgcttgggagacagcaggccaagagccactctcaggcatcaatttggacgactgtgagcgcatcgacgtgacaaaggatggggttaggctggtcttatccaccggcctgaccgtatagcaagaacaaacctatagacaaacgtggcgaggccgatccttgggatcagccccaaagatctatggagaaacatggcaaaaccttcattgagcgattcaatcaacgtggaggccgattccagcaatcggccaaaattatcctcaccacacattctgcctgtgttcaacgtcgatctaatgggtagcggttttacatcggctgatgagctaaaaaaatcagcattggtcctactggagccgacgttcaaatacagtgccttggctaactacagagccgatatccgcagttacctggcagattcggctcggggggcacctagtcaGACGAACATGTGTGATACATGtgtagtgaaatattgggggccgatagaaaatcggccagtaaaaaaaaaattctcatggtatacagccgatgcacagacatcgactttagagccaagaaacaaagccgatgcacagccatcgactctagtacaattacacaagatctaccagctccgtgttcaagacacggatttcgaccaggtcggttttcagttcagcctcaaggccaacctccaactttttactcattaggccgttggtgtttcatctgcaatatcggctttcaaaggaagaaaaggtgatcggctccggtgtatctaccgtcggcctggctaagttggccactttctcagctacgctcgtaggaatgactaggacctctgcatggtggctgtctcaattgcctgagttcaaggcccttggactgaactgtgtatcctcgccactgttctcaccttaactgaggctcggggggcagctgatttggtagacgctctgtttttgggagccgattggagttgcatcggctgaccctgcatcataaccttcttcggaagcggtgagttgttgcagaagaagaagactagaactgcggaaaggagcctgaaagggaagccgtcgtcatctacagggtttggaccgtcctgttgctgcaagaaaatgaaggagactggattctcaaaacagccgatgaacagccatcggctataggattgcaaagtattatggtcagatatcaaattacagtctgaatttgagaagtgcttgactgacagtCTAATTGGTATCTGAGCCTGGCTTCATGAGCGTCTGAGGCGAAaagtccgatacgttgctatcggtcttggtgcggcaaacggaagacttgaaattggattaattgagagtcaaattggaagaacaattcttattgattcaaaggagcggctttacaagaaagagccgatggctctcaaaagggggatccgatgcctagtgcactgctactactagtcctacactaaTTTGCCCCTGTTCTAGGGGTCATCGCTGTCTTCATCGTCGCCATTGTAGCTGCCAtcggcgctgcttccagagagttcctcgtcgctgctgccccagccctcggccggagcctcttcttcctcgtcatcatcatcatcctcgctgtccgcccaagcgcggaagcgcttcgccggcggatacccagcggaggaggaggaatcatcctcctcctcttcctcttcttcctctacttcttcttcttcctcctcctcgtcggaggaggtggagttcgcccaggaatggaggtcgtcttcgctctcgctcttcagttccccttcgatgaggaactcaaggtcgtcctccccatcggtcagaggtaagtcaccatctgacccgacgagtgcttcgggtgggccatctggcacgggatcaaagttccactcctgctcgctcgaggaggaagattggagagagaggcctgaggagatggaggaagaggaagacattgctacagggaaagagggttttttaggtgccgatggccggagcagagcaaggggatgaagtggcgaaccgttcggcacagttaaataagggggagcctagtggagatttaatgccattacagtttccgaggaagtgatgctaaagctatcaaatcacgcggagaagttgagaaggcaaggcatcatgatgaaggatgctgcgacggttctgctctgccacgacatgacccgacgaagaaaaagcagagtgattttggaattatcaattccaaaaccaggggggcatgtgttatcaccagaatttgaccgagttagaggtgggccgcgatcaagatgggcttgaagaatatacatggaagaatatacgtgcatcggccttatatgcaaagtttgggctagtttgcccgtgtatctgtaatatagtaggatacgtgtcggttagttagagtttggctcgtgcacggttgggattattcccacgttagaaagtctacggactataaatatgtatctagggtttatgaaataaacaacaatcacgttcaccacaaaccaatctaggcgcatcgccaactcccttgtctcgagggtttcttccgggtaagcatcatgctgcctagatcgcatcttgcgatctaggcggtacaagtttattcgctgttcatgcgttgctcgtactgaagcctttttgatggcgagcaacatagttatcttagacgtgttagggttagcattgttcatcgtatcatatgctatcgtcgtgcaaccctgagacgtctagccgcccttacgcctatcttaggtgtaggggcggcaccccgcttgatcattatttagtagatccgatccgtcatgattgctccttgttcttcaaggattagtttaatatctgcatagttaggccttacaaacggattgaaggatccagtggcgcgtagggtgtagtttggtagccctagacaggatgttccggggatcaacctc
It includes:
- the LOC127312825 gene encoding ABC transporter G family member 16-like, translating into MATSGHVAVDVGPDEQAPAPVPYVLSFTDLCYSVNKGRGGLMDRLPSTGKKTLLDGISCEAREGEILAVMGASGSGKSTLVDALAGQITQASLGGHVTLNGEPLHGRRLSAISAYVTQDDLLYPMLTVREMLLFAAEMRLSRAHSSAKKRERVEALIDQLGLSRAADTVIGDHDHRGVSGGERRRVSIGTDIIHDPILLFLDEPTSGLDSSSALMLVQVLCNIARSGSVVVMTIHQPSARILGILGSVLLLSRGRTVYSGPPAGLKPYFSAFVGTPIPEDENPAEFALDTIRELERQPDGAAPLADFSDRCHRLLDGITTDKQVRTMPLELAVAESVSREKLVAGSGTAMSAAAFANPLPLEVWVLAKRAFTNTRRMRKVFGVRLGAVMMTGFLLATIFWRLDDTPKGVQERLGFFAIGISSIFFVCADALPVFVQERHIYLRETAHNAYRTASFVLANALVSFPPLVVLTLAFVVTTYFAVGLAGGGEPFIFFALIVLASLWASSGFATFVSAVVPHVTVGYTVAVANLAYFLLLSGFIINRDRIPSYWIWFHYMSLIKYPYQAALQNEFGDASRCFARGAEMFDGTPIGGMAEATKMAVLDAISTAGGTNMTASTCVLTGADVLAKSAVTDLGKWSCLLVTAMFGFLFRALFYVVLRAGSKNKRK